A part of Pirellulales bacterium genomic DNA contains:
- a CDS encoding Hsp70 family protein, with protein MMPRPLGIDLGTTNSAVATLDAAGRTVMVPNSQGQLITPSVVFFADEEVVVGRTAKELALMDHSRAAICAKRDMGKRKFSQLIRGSALPPEVIQSCILKRLKNDAVLIHGQDLAAVITVPAYFDEPRRRATTRAGEMAGINVLDIVNEPTAAALAYGEELGYLDRQTGGSRDTLRVLVYDLGGGTFDVTLLEMQPGDIRTLATDGDVQLGGRDWDEALANYAADKFQESFQIDPRTDAQMRGNLILQAELVKQSLSQHNQTLFEVQFAERIMPVMITRQLFEELTENLLERTAYTARQLIQTAQLTWPQIDKVLLVGGSTRMPMVRRMLTELTGKPPEQGVHPDEAVARGAALYADYLLHKKSPTGQAKFAVSNVNAHSLGIEGIDRRTQRKENVILIPRNTRLPAVKVDKFVTYRENQRSIVVNVLEGESRNPAHCSQIGRAVVRDLPELLPARWPVEVTYEYQENGCLKVSAKVPGTQQSVSIELQSATATSSQNVNRWRAAIESDKGLNEFERMLEDVLGEDDPSDDDDLPLPGDSNPRLAEKKMAPPPANPGPEQPKPRSLQTSQASGGQTLQAKPASPRAELTSTAPKSFSREQSPAPTPATSTVQQPAPRPPAQQTSRPPGTVPRRLADPPAESSRVAAPLAEEKNVKRQRSQLTSTLLVVGGFAVSAILGLLIGYYVVANYTPSGNFLNLPLPGLPQKAE; from the coding sequence ATGATGCCACGTCCACTGGGAATTGACCTGGGCACGACCAACTCCGCGGTCGCCACGCTGGACGCGGCGGGCCGGACGGTCATGGTTCCCAATTCCCAGGGACAGTTAATCACCCCCAGCGTGGTGTTCTTTGCGGATGAAGAGGTCGTGGTGGGGCGCACGGCCAAGGAACTAGCGCTGATGGACCATAGTCGCGCGGCGATATGCGCCAAGCGGGACATGGGAAAGCGGAAATTTTCGCAATTGATTCGCGGGTCGGCCTTGCCCCCCGAAGTCATTCAATCGTGCATCCTCAAGCGACTCAAAAATGACGCCGTGTTGATCCACGGGCAAGATCTGGCGGCGGTGATCACCGTCCCTGCCTACTTTGACGAACCGCGCCGCCGCGCCACCACCCGCGCGGGAGAGATGGCGGGCATTAATGTGTTGGACATTGTCAATGAACCGACCGCCGCCGCGCTAGCGTATGGCGAGGAGCTAGGATATTTGGACCGCCAGACCGGCGGATCGCGCGATACGTTGCGCGTCTTGGTGTACGACCTGGGAGGGGGAACTTTTGATGTCACACTCCTGGAAATGCAGCCCGGCGATATCCGCACCTTGGCGACCGATGGCGATGTGCAACTGGGGGGACGGGACTGGGACGAGGCCCTGGCCAACTATGCCGCCGACAAATTTCAAGAGTCGTTCCAAATTGACCCCCGCACTGACGCGCAAATGCGCGGCAATCTGATCCTGCAGGCGGAGCTGGTCAAACAATCACTCAGCCAGCACAACCAAACGCTTTTTGAAGTGCAATTTGCCGAGCGGATCATGCCGGTCATGATTACCCGGCAATTGTTTGAGGAGCTGACCGAAAATCTGTTGGAACGGACCGCATATACCGCGCGACAGTTGATCCAAACCGCGCAATTAACCTGGCCGCAAATCGACAAAGTGCTCTTGGTCGGTGGTTCCACCCGGATGCCCATGGTCCGCCGGATGCTGACGGAATTGACAGGTAAACCGCCGGAACAAGGAGTCCACCCCGACGAAGCGGTCGCGCGGGGGGCGGCATTGTACGCGGATTATTTACTGCATAAGAAATCTCCCACGGGTCAGGCAAAATTCGCGGTAAGCAATGTCAACGCCCATAGCCTGGGGATCGAAGGGATCGACCGGCGGACACAGCGCAAGGAAAACGTGATTTTAATTCCGCGCAACACGCGGTTACCGGCGGTCAAGGTCGATAAATTTGTCACCTATCGCGAAAACCAGCGCTCGATTGTCGTCAATGTGCTCGAGGGAGAAAGCCGCAATCCCGCGCATTGTTCCCAAATCGGCCGCGCCGTCGTGCGCGACCTGCCGGAACTGCTCCCCGCGCGGTGGCCGGTCGAGGTAACGTATGAATACCAGGAAAACGGCTGCTTAAAGGTCTCGGCCAAAGTCCCCGGCACCCAGCAGTCGGTGTCGATCGAGCTGCAATCCGCCACCGCCACATCCTCCCAAAACGTCAATCGCTGGCGCGCGGCGATCGAGTCCGACAAAGGGCTCAATGAATTTGAACGCATGCTGGAAGATGTGCTGGGCGAAGACGACCCGTCCGACGATGACGATTTGCCGCTGCCGGGAGATTCCAACCCGCGCCTGGCGGAGAAAAAAATGGCCCCGCCACCGGCAAATCCCGGCCCGGAACAGCCAAAGCCGCGGTCTTTGCAGACAAGTCAGGCAAGTGGCGGACAAACCCTGCAGGCCAAACCCGCCAGCCCCCGCGCCGAGCTTACCTCCACAGCGCCAAAATCCTTCTCCCGGGAACAAAGTCCTGCGCCCACTCCAGCAACGTCCACGGTTCAGCAGCCGGCACCCCGCCCGCCCGCCCAGCAAACCTCCCGCCCGCCTGGCACCGTACCGCGGCGATTAGCGGATCCACCCGCCGAGTCATCCAGGGTTGCCGCGCCCCTTGCGGAAGAAAAGAACGTTAAGCGGCAACGGTCCCAGTTAACCAGCACACTTTTGGTGGTGGGAGGATTTGCGGTCTCGGCGATATTGGGCTTATTAATCGGCTACTATGTCGTGGCCAACTACACACCGTCGGGCAATTTTTTAAATTTACCGCTGCCCGGTTTACCACAAAAGGCGGAGTAA
- a CDS encoding formylmethanofuran dehydrogenase subunit C: MPLTLTPLAAPISPQPSTANLRGDARAWRFPEFFSLTTEQIAQLPLQIGNRTRTTGECFSITGDGADQTLIIAGDISWLDWLGGGLAGGSISVRGSVGDFCGAEMSAGQISILGDAGHGAGCQMSGGTLVIEGNTGNNTAGCFAGSLRGQRGGTVLIGGSVGNHAGQYQRRGLLVIGGNAAAEAGLFQRAGTIIIGGTAGPRMGQGMRRGTIGILAKDLPKGELKDLPAVQPFTKLPFPDCLTPGRFVPGYQGQPVVFNLLARHLRNFIVRNDLLGQNGAFSLGTKLTRICEELQGKLRLFHGDLLAAGKGEVWIAAV; the protein is encoded by the coding sequence ATGCCGCTAACGTTAACTCCCCTGGCCGCGCCGATCTCCCCCCAGCCCAGCACAGCCAACCTCCGTGGCGACGCGCGGGCGTGGCGGTTTCCCGAATTCTTCTCCCTTACCACCGAGCAAATCGCCCAATTGCCCCTGCAAATCGGCAATCGCACACGCACGACGGGGGAGTGCTTTAGTATCACGGGAGATGGCGCGGACCAGACACTGATCATCGCGGGAGATATCTCTTGGCTGGATTGGCTGGGTGGGGGGTTGGCGGGTGGGTCGATATCCGTCAGGGGTAGTGTTGGCGATTTTTGCGGAGCGGAAATGAGCGCGGGGCAAATCTCTATCCTAGGGGATGCCGGCCATGGCGCGGGATGCCAAATGTCTGGCGGCACGCTCGTGATAGAGGGCAACACTGGTAATAATACCGCGGGCTGCTTTGCCGGGAGTTTACGCGGACAGCGGGGAGGAACAGTGCTCATTGGCGGTTCAGTGGGAAACCATGCCGGCCAGTATCAACGCCGAGGTTTGCTGGTTATCGGCGGAAACGCCGCGGCCGAGGCGGGACTTTTCCAACGGGCCGGGACAATCATTATCGGCGGGACCGCCGGACCCCGCATGGGCCAGGGGATGCGGCGGGGGACGATTGGCATTCTGGCAAAAGATTTACCCAAAGGGGAATTGAAAGACCTCCCCGCTGTCCAACCTTTTACCAAACTACCTTTTCCTGATTGCCTGACCCCCGGCCGATTTGTGCCTGGCTACCAGGGCCAACCCGTGGTGTTCAACTTACTTGCCCGGCATTTGCGCAACTTTATCGTGAGAAATGACCTGCTGGGGCAGAATGGCGCATTTTCCCTGGGGACTAAATTGACGCGAATTTGCGAAGAGTTACAGGGCAAATTACGATTGTTTCATGGAGATTTATTGGCGGCGGGCAAAGGGGAAGTCTGGATTGCGGCCGTTTAG